In the genome of Candoia aspera isolate rCanAsp1 chromosome 1, rCanAsp1.hap2, whole genome shotgun sequence, one region contains:
- the CLN8 gene encoding protein CLN8 encodes MNLENDWATSGSIFAWNYFLWEVRLALVAIGFFLYLGILCFSHFLSSWMSITYRSLPAKEKVFWNLTATRGVFGIQSCVAGFWALLLDPVFQADKVYSQQDWSWFSCLIASGFFLLENVAVHVSNFVFKTFDLFVVAHHFLAFGGFLGLVINIKSGHYIPLIGMLLEMSTPFTCMSWMLLKAGWANTSFWKASQWVMIHMFHCRMILTYHMWWVCLSNWSAMLENLGLLHFIVIFTGLSAVTFILNPYWTYKKTLQLSCPVDWNFSDRTVKNGSSVKLNGEAFQKKGL; translated from the exons ATGAATCTTGAAAATGATTGGGCAACATCTGGATCCATATTTGCGTGGAATTATTTTCTGTGGGAAGTTCGTTTGGCACTTGTGGCCATTGGCTTCTTTCTCTACTTGGGAAtactttgtttttcacattttttatcTTCATGGATGAGTATCACTTACCGCTCATTGCCGGCAAAAGAGAAAGTCTTTTGGAATCTGACTGCTACACGGGGTGTGTTCGGCATTCAGAGTTGTGTGGCTGGCTTTTGGGCTTTACTTCTAGATCCAGTTTTTCAGGCTGACAAGGTTTATTCCCAGCAGGACTGGAGTTGGTTCAGTTGCCTCATAGCCTCTGGCttctttttgctggaaaatgtagCCGTTCATGTCTCTAATTTTGTCTTCAAAACATTTGACTTATTTGTAGTTGCTCATCATTTTCTTGCTTTTGGTGGTTTTTTGGGTCTGGTAATCAACATAAAATCTGGACATTACATACCTTTGATAGGAATGCTACTTGAGATGAGCACACCTTTCACTTGCATGTCTTGGATGCTTTTAAAG gCTGGCTGGGCTAATACTTCCTTTTGGAAGGCAAGTCAGTGGGTAATGATCCACATGTTTCACTGCCGCATGATCCTTACCTACCACATGTGGTGGGTGTGTCTTTCCAATTGGAGTGCTATGCTGGAAAATCTGGGACTCTtacattttattgttatattcaCAGGACTGAGTGCTGTTACTTTCATACTTAATCCCTACTGGACATACAAAAAGACTCTTCAACTTTCTTGTCCTGTTGACTGGAATTTTAGTGATCGAACAGTGAAAAATGGTTCATCTGTGAAACTAAATGGGgaagcattccagaagaagggGCTCTGA